From one Astatotilapia calliptera chromosome 10, fAstCal1.2, whole genome shotgun sequence genomic stretch:
- the ovca2 gene encoding esterase OVCA2 produces MAPLRVLCIHGYRQNATSFREKTGALRKLLKKHVELVYVSAPLSVQQANTEEVADKQNDSAPESGGDEDPRGWWFSDIKARSFNAQQQCEESLGLDESVTAVREAVKDQGPFDGILGFSQGAAFVAMLCSIQEQKLEPTFDFRFAIIVAGFRSACTQHQKFYNSPIQVPSLHVFGLEDRVIPDKMSRELLPSFQDPQVLIHPGGHFVPAASAHRQTYQDFLKRFQ; encoded by the exons ATGGCACCTCTCCGGGTCTTGTGTATCCATGGATACCGTCAGAACGCCACCTCGTTCCGTGAGAAGACTGGGGCTCTGCGGAAGCTGCTGAAAAAACACGTAGAGCTGGTTTACGTGAGTGCACCCCTCAGTGTGCAGCAAGCTAACACGGAAG AAGTTGCAGATAAACAGAATGATTCAGCTCCTGAGTCTGGAGGTGATGAGGACCCCAGGGGTTGGTGGTTTTCTGACATCAAGGCTCGGAGTTTCAACGCTCAGCAGCAGTGTGAAGAAAGCCTGGGGCTTGACGAGAGCGTGACAGCTGTGAGAGAAGCTGTGAAGGACCAGGGTCCATTTGATGGCATCCTGGGCTTCAGCCAGGGGGCTGCTTTCGTCGCCATGCTGTGCTCAATTCAGGAGCAAAAACTGGAGCCGACGTTCGACTTTCGCTTTGCCATCATCGTCGCCGGTTTCCGCAGCGCATGTACGCAACACCAGAAGTTTTACAACTCTCCCATCCAGGTGCCCTccctgcatgtgtttggactggaGGACAGAGTGATCCCTGATAAGATGAGCAGGGAGCTCCTCCCCTCCTTCCAAGACCCTCAGGTCCTCATTCATCCTGGTGGTCATTTTGTTCCTGCCGCATCTGCTCACAGGCAGACGTACCAGGACTTCCTCAAGAGGTTCCAGTGA